The following coding sequences are from one Ovis canadensis isolate MfBH-ARS-UI-01 breed Bighorn chromosome 7, ARS-UI_OviCan_v2, whole genome shotgun sequence window:
- the LOC138444007 gene encoding olfactory receptor 11H6-like, with translation MHISEASNTSGSVSEFILLGFPCHREIQILLCVMFSLIYLLTLLGNTAIICAVWSSRKLHTPMYVLLANFSFLEMCYVSSDMPKMLADIISQTKSISYAGCLLQFYFFFSMCAAEGYFLSAMSFDRFLAICRPLHYPTIMTYQLCARLVVFCWAGGFLSILMPAVLMSQVPFCGPNVIDHFFCDLGPLLALSCAPVPKTTLTCATVSSLIIFITFLYILGSYTLVLRAVLRVPAGSGRNKAFSTCASHFLVVSLFYGSVMVMYVSPGSRSHPGTQKFVTLFYCMATPFFNPLIYSLRNKDMKDALKKVLCASEISKNAEK, from the coding sequence ATGCACATCTCAGAAGCCAGTAATACCTCTGGGTCTGTGAGTGAGTTCATTCTCCTGGGCTTCCCCTGCCACAGGGAGATCCAGATCCTCCTCTGTGTCATGTTCTCCCTCATCTACCTGCTGACCCTCCTTGGGAACACAGCCATCATCTGTGCTGTGTGGTCAAGCCGGAAGCTCCATACACCCATGTACGTCCTCCTGGCCAACTTCTCCTTCCTGGAGATGTGCTACGTCAGTTCCGATATGCCCAAAATGTTGGCCGACATCATCTCCCAGACCAAGAGCATCTCCTACGCTGGTTGCCTGCTCCAGTTCTACTTCTTCTTCTCCATGTGTGCGGCTGAGGGCTACTTTCTATCTGCGATGTCCTTTGATCGGTTCCTTGCCATCTGTCGACCTCTGCATTACCCCACCATCATGACTTATCAACTCTGCGCCCGATTAGTGGTTTTCTGCTGGGCAGGTGGCTTTTTATCAATACTGATGCCCGCAGTTCTTATGTCTCAGGTGCCTTTCTGTGGCCCTAATGTCATTGACCATTTTTTCTGTGACCTGGGACCATTGCTGGCACTGTCCTGTGCCCCTGTGCCCAAAACTACTCTAACGTGTGCCACTGTAAGCTCGCTTATCATTTTCATCACCTTCCTCTACATTCTTGGGTCCTATACCTTAGTTTTGCGAGCTGTACTTCGGGTCCCAGCTGGCTCAGGCAGGAACAAAGCTTTTTCTACCTGTGCCTCCCATTTCTTGGTGGTTTCCTTGTTCTATGGCTCAGTGATGGTGATGTATGTGAGTCCAGGCTCCAGGAGCCATCCTGGGACACAGAAATTTGTGACCCTGTTTTACTGCATGGCAACCCCATTCTTTAATCCTCTGATCTACAGCCTCCGGAACAAAGATATGAAAGATGCATTGAAGAAAGTCCTCTGTGCATCAGAAATTtctaaaaatgcagagaaatga